The Nitrospira sp. genome window below encodes:
- a CDS encoding contractile injection system protein, VgrG/Pvc8 family, producing MPDSGLLVPVVDVFTNGRPLAPEVELMSVTVDDTVDLPGMFVMEILNSDAASGEWILDQQQFAVGNEVEIKLGYADGGNLASVMKGEITGMEVEFTWSTLPKVTVRGYDRRHRLQRGRKSRTFVKQTDSDIAKTIAQEAGLSANTKDSRVQYDYVLQANQTDMEFLLERAGRIQYDLTIDDETLNFLPVANAEGSLLTLTLKDDLMEFSSRLSSIGQVDQRIIRGWDPKQKKSLVGVGREANVTTKMGGARSGAAVATRAFGAATGTTTDSPVMTQAEADAVAKAAINASVLGFITGEGLCAGRTDLRAGKVITLGGLGKQFSGQYYVTAVSHRCREGGYTTRFTVRRNAV from the coding sequence ATGCCGGATTCAGGTCTGCTCGTTCCGGTGGTGGATGTTTTTACGAATGGGCGACCACTGGCTCCCGAAGTCGAACTGATGAGCGTCACCGTTGATGACACTGTGGATCTCCCCGGCATGTTTGTCATGGAAATCCTCAACTCAGACGCGGCGTCCGGGGAGTGGATCCTCGATCAACAACAATTTGCCGTCGGGAATGAGGTAGAAATCAAGCTTGGGTATGCAGATGGAGGGAATCTCGCCTCCGTCATGAAGGGTGAAATCACGGGAATGGAGGTGGAGTTCACCTGGTCTACTTTGCCGAAGGTGACGGTGCGGGGATACGATCGCCGGCATCGTCTCCAACGCGGTCGGAAGTCCCGCACGTTTGTTAAGCAGACGGACAGCGACATTGCCAAAACAATTGCGCAGGAAGCGGGACTTTCAGCGAACACGAAGGACAGCCGTGTGCAATATGATTATGTGCTCCAGGCGAATCAAACCGATATGGAATTTTTGCTCGAGCGAGCCGGACGGATCCAATACGACCTCACAATCGACGACGAGACGCTGAATTTCCTTCCGGTCGCCAATGCGGAGGGGAGTCTTCTCACCCTGACGCTGAAAGATGATTTGATGGAATTTTCCTCACGATTGTCTTCGATCGGACAGGTTGATCAAAGGATCATCCGGGGATGGGATCCTAAACAGAAAAAGTCGTTGGTCGGCGTGGGACGAGAAGCCAATGTCACGACCAAAATGGGGGGGGCAAGGAGCGGGGCTGCGGTGGCGACACGGGCATTCGGCGCCGCGACAGGGACGACGACGGATAGTCCTGTGATGACCCAGGCGGAGGCGGATGCAGTCGCCAAGGCCGCCATCAATGCATCGGTCTTGGGATTTATTACCGGAGAAGGCCTGTGCGCGGGGCGGACCGACCTGCGGGCCGGGAAGGTGATTACGCTCGGCGGTTTGGGGAAACAGTTCAGCGGGCAATATTATGTCACGGCAGTCAGTCATCGGTGTAGAGAAGGCGGGTATACCACCCGCTTTACGGTTCGGAGGAATGCGGTATGA
- a CDS encoding PAAR domain-containing protein: MGQPAAKRNDRIIAVDTHIVMVPTPTGPQPTPLPHPFMGIINGNLSNNVNIMGQPAATVDSTADNTPAHIPTPPGTAFQNPPANKATIKLGSPTVRINGKMVARNGDMAMTCNDPADMLVGQVIAVGTVLIG; this comes from the coding sequence ATGGGACAACCTGCGGCCAAAAGAAACGACCGGATTATTGCGGTCGATACCCATATCGTCATGGTCCCGACGCCGACGGGTCCTCAGCCAACGCCGCTGCCTCATCCATTTATGGGTATCATCAACGGTAATCTCAGCAACAATGTCAACATCATGGGTCAGCCGGCCGCCACCGTCGACAGCACGGCGGATAATACACCGGCTCATATTCCGACACCGCCTGGCACCGCGTTTCAAAATCCGCCGGCGAACAAGGCGACCATCAAGCTTGGAAGCCCAACGGTGAGGATCAACGGCAAAATGGTCGCGCGGAACGGTGATATGGCGATGACATGCAACGATCCCGCGGATATGTTGGTCGGTCAGGTCATTGCCGTCGGCACGGTGTTGATCGGATAG
- a CDS encoding phage tail protein, which produces MATGARTDPYRDFNFMVEIDGITQAGFQECSGLDSSTDPVDYREGTDPNHVRKLSGLHKYTALTLKRGITDSDELWKWRKTVVDGKTERKNGSIILLNEAGVEKVRWNFLGGWPSKWTGPSLNATGTAVAVETLEITHEELKKA; this is translated from the coding sequence ATGGCGACAGGAGCAAGAACAGATCCCTATCGTGACTTTAATTTCATGGTCGAGATCGACGGGATTACCCAAGCGGGCTTTCAGGAGTGTAGCGGCTTGGATTCCAGCACGGACCCCGTCGATTATCGCGAAGGTACCGATCCTAATCATGTGCGAAAGTTGAGCGGACTGCATAAATATACCGCCCTCACGCTCAAACGTGGGATCACGGACTCCGATGAGTTGTGGAAATGGCGCAAGACCGTTGTCGACGGCAAGACGGAACGAAAGAACGGATCGATCATTCTGCTGAACGAAGCCGGTGTCGAGAAGGTTCGTTGGAATTTTTTGGGAGGATGGCCGTCAAAATGGACCGGTCCATCGTTGAATGCGACCGGGACAGCGGTGGCTGTTGAAACCTTGGAAATCACTCATGAGGAGCTGAAGAAAGCGTAG
- a CDS encoding phage tail protein produces MPSFGLNGAAALTSNLLGVRLDPYQSHNFLVEVEGILVGSFSECSGLQVETETTPYREGGLNEYEHHFAGPTKYPSLILKHGLTQLFGLWNWHQDVAKGKIQRRNGTIYLLDKQAIPVIWWNFTDAFPVKWTGPDFRAGSAEVAFESVELVHRGLSRPTLAALAAGIGAATARLL; encoded by the coding sequence ATGCCGTCCTTCGGACTCAATGGCGCCGCCGCTCTGACGAGCAATCTACTGGGGGTGCGTCTCGATCCGTACCAGTCGCACAATTTTCTTGTCGAAGTGGAAGGGATTCTGGTCGGCAGTTTTTCCGAATGCAGCGGGCTGCAAGTAGAGACTGAAACGACTCCTTATCGGGAAGGCGGCCTGAATGAATATGAGCACCATTTCGCCGGCCCGACCAAATATCCATCGTTGATTCTCAAACATGGACTGACGCAACTGTTCGGGCTTTGGAATTGGCATCAGGACGTGGCGAAGGGAAAGATCCAACGCAGAAACGGAACGATCTATCTTCTGGATAAGCAAGCGATTCCCGTGATCTGGTGGAATTTTACCGATGCCTTCCCCGTGAAATGGACCGGCCCCGATTTTCGCGCCGGTTCCGCGGAAGTGGCATTCGAAAGTGTTGAACTCGTTCATCGCGGTCTGAGTCGGCCGACCTTGGCTGCGCTGGCCGCAGGCATCGGCGCCGCAACGGCCAGACTGTTGTAA
- a CDS encoding baseplate J/gp47 family protein → MPIQLPNLDDRTYSELVEEARRLIPTYAPEWTNHNPSDPGITLIELFASITEMLMYRVNRVTDANRLAFLKLLNGPSWEAPDQTDPLFKTKMADAVRETVSAFRESNRAVTREDFERSALKADATIARTRCLPRRNLESGNARAGEIDEPGHVSVVIVPAGQGNTPQPTRELMQKVAADLEPRRLLTTRVHVVGPTYVTIRVRLTAVLTPDAIEDRFRFSLPSAVQADLDGRTLSGELRSRFEAVGMTLSPQTTISVQTAQSRWLITDGMTLRSYTVRKEVEASRQQLNVYEDVGRDQVVKSLRQFMHPLSGGRDGQGWPFGRNVYVSDIYALLDTLPGIDVVTKTVDPNTKNALDEFIVGVGDRDRLQYNETGDLSAVEIRSHELVNADVVPDDITLVLPKGAEPVTTHE, encoded by the coding sequence ATGCCGATACAACTCCCCAATCTCGATGACCGAACGTACAGCGAGCTGGTTGAAGAAGCGCGCAGGTTGATTCCGACATACGCGCCGGAATGGACCAATCATAATCCGTCTGATCCCGGCATCACGTTGATCGAGCTGTTCGCGTCCATTACCGAGATGCTGATGTATCGGGTGAACCGCGTGACAGATGCCAATAGGTTGGCCTTCTTGAAGTTGCTGAACGGTCCAAGCTGGGAGGCGCCGGACCAGACGGATCCGCTCTTCAAAACGAAGATGGCCGATGCAGTCCGAGAGACGGTGTCGGCCTTTCGTGAGTCCAATCGCGCCGTGACGCGCGAGGATTTTGAGCGATCGGCATTGAAGGCAGATGCCACGATTGCGCGAACGCGATGTCTGCCTCGGCGCAATCTGGAATCGGGCAATGCTCGTGCCGGTGAGATCGATGAGCCGGGTCATGTCAGCGTCGTGATCGTTCCGGCCGGTCAGGGAAACACCCCACAGCCGACGCGCGAGTTGATGCAGAAGGTGGCGGCCGACCTGGAGCCACGCCGATTATTGACGACCCGCGTTCATGTCGTTGGACCGACCTATGTGACGATTCGTGTGCGGCTGACCGCGGTGCTTACGCCGGATGCGATCGAAGATCGTTTTCGATTCAGCCTTCCATCCGCCGTTCAAGCGGATTTGGATGGCCGAACCCTGTCCGGTGAGTTGCGGAGCCGTTTCGAGGCGGTGGGGATGACGTTATCCCCACAGACAACCATCTCGGTCCAAACGGCGCAGAGCCGGTGGCTGATCACGGACGGCATGACCTTGCGATCCTACACAGTCAGAAAAGAGGTGGAGGCAAGTCGACAACAGCTCAATGTCTACGAAGATGTCGGACGGGACCAGGTCGTCAAGAGTCTCAGGCAGTTTATGCATCCTTTGTCCGGAGGTCGTGATGGACAGGGGTGGCCGTTCGGTCGAAACGTCTATGTTTCCGACATCTACGCGTTGCTCGACACGTTGCCGGGTATCGATGTCGTGACCAAAACCGTCGATCCCAATACAAAGAACGCGCTCGACGAATTCATCGTCGGTGTCGGTGATAGGGACAGGTTGCAATACAATGAAACCGGGGATTTGAGTGCCGTCGAAATTCGCTCTCACGAATTGGTCAATGCCGATGTGGTGCCGGACGATATTACGTTGGTTCTTCCGAAAGGAGCAGAGCCGGTAACGACGCATGAGTAA
- a CDS encoding LysM peptidoglycan-binding domain-containing protein yields the protein MALEKIKLTPLDAKGHPVESRSFHVLFNPNTYSISKSVTWNGSPDRALNAPPLTFGGGDSRVLTLNLFYDVTDPSALGGKPIKDVRQETNKMVALTQIERKRDRPPAVMVLWGGAPPHNSDFPFIGVVTQLSQTFKLFTNEGVPVRAELSVIFKEYKDPKKDKQETDPDFTTRLVKRGDTLSSIAAELYGDPRTWRRIADANSLDDPRRLEIGRRLSIPGTN from the coding sequence ATGGCGTTAGAAAAAATCAAACTGACTCCGTTGGACGCAAAGGGGCATCCGGTTGAAAGCCGATCCTTCCATGTGCTGTTCAATCCCAACACCTATTCGATTTCTAAGTCCGTGACATGGAACGGGTCTCCGGATAGAGCGCTGAATGCGCCGCCGTTGACATTCGGCGGCGGCGACAGTCGTGTCCTCACGCTGAATCTTTTTTATGATGTCACCGATCCATCGGCTTTAGGGGGAAAACCGATCAAGGATGTCCGTCAAGAAACGAACAAAATGGTCGCTCTGACTCAAATCGAGCGCAAACGCGACCGTCCTCCAGCCGTCATGGTCTTGTGGGGAGGCGCTCCACCCCATAATTCTGATTTCCCGTTTATCGGAGTGGTCACTCAGTTGTCACAGACATTCAAGTTGTTTACGAACGAGGGAGTTCCGGTGCGGGCGGAATTGTCCGTGATTTTTAAGGAATACAAAGACCCGAAAAAAGATAAGCAGGAGACTGATCCCGACTTCACGACAAGGTTGGTCAAACGAGGCGATACCTTGAGCAGCATTGCGGCGGAACTGTACGGCGATCCTAGGACGTGGCGGAGAATTGCAGACGCCAATTCTCTGGACGACCCACGACGGCTTGAAATCGGTCGCCGGTTGTCCATTCCAGGCACGAATTGA
- a CDS encoding putative baseplate assembly protein has product MSGQAPLIDQRTASHIAMQVRKLVKTYTVGYPEANPAEGVGAALVGIVGRFSEIILQRLNKVPEKNLLAFLDLLGASLTPPQSARVPLTFSLAQGSIIDGVVPQGTQVSAPPAEGKQEPVVFETERELVVTAAQLTSILVREPAYDRYDDFSGLSSAPVDAGVPAFRGSRPIEHLTYLGQDEALGVSNLRTVTLSIVLDQAIENPDPRKIIWESWDGAAGIPLSPNDGTADLTKSGEIVFTTGLSSFSRQVVGEKAGRWIRGRLVTPISPAGQAQSGMVRADQLPRVTSMTMQTTVGKDGLAVDHAFAGSAPVDTTKDFYPFGEKPRFSDAWYIAGKDAFSQAGAKVTLTITLTDPASGIPAPRTDGNPKLVWECWDGTTWVGIGTATAGSETTTTTFSDTTRGFTQSGIVALTLPTTVRPTTVNGAENYWLRVRLASGNYGTEARFELIDPTHPEKGYKLIPATFAPPSIGRLTVGYSLTTVATPLSAVVTYNDFSYEDVTGKAFAPFRPVQDSHPTLYFGLTRPPARATFPNNTLSLYVRIRETIYGATPDNPSPASSPRLVWQMKDGQGWQKIGVSDDTQDLTRPGLVEFLPPAGLVPGSAFGVERYWLRAQWESGDYRFLPKIRQVALNTVMASQLISVTSEILGSGNAAENQRFSTAHAPVLAGQRLEVREPEMATAAERATLEREEGADAVSVLLDPTGCPEEIWVRWHEVPDFYGSGPRDRHYVMNHSTGEIRFGNGVNGLAPPTGIGNIRMAWYQTGGGAAGNRPAGTIVQLNRTIPYVDKVTNLDASSGGAEAELPADLLNRAPRAIRHRGRAVTLEDYEDLAVLASPDVARAKCVPLRDLIDDPLDTKPRAPGAVSVVIVPCSSEAKPLPSLELTTRVQSYLERYSVPTATVAVVGPLYVKVNITVEIALVSLDRAGPVEQAAQDRLAAFLHPLVGGQDGNGWAFGRVPSKSDIYATLGTISGLDHVRSLRLELVVDLPDVDLQAVTATGRFLVYSGLHRIASISEET; this is encoded by the coding sequence ATGTCCGGCCAGGCCCCTCTCATCGATCAACGGACGGCCTCGCACATCGCGATGCAGGTGCGCAAGTTAGTGAAGACCTACACGGTGGGCTATCCGGAAGCGAATCCGGCCGAAGGTGTCGGCGCGGCGTTGGTCGGCATCGTCGGGCGATTTTCGGAAATTATCCTCCAGCGACTCAATAAGGTACCGGAGAAAAATCTCCTTGCCTTCCTGGATTTGCTCGGCGCGTCGCTGACTCCTCCGCAATCAGCGCGTGTGCCGCTTACGTTCTCATTAGCTCAAGGGAGCATCATAGACGGGGTGGTTCCTCAAGGGACTCAGGTCTCGGCTCCTCCGGCTGAAGGGAAACAAGAACCGGTCGTGTTTGAGACGGAGCGGGAACTGGTGGTCACGGCGGCGCAGTTAACCTCGATCCTCGTCCGCGAACCGGCGTACGACCGGTACGATGATTTCAGCGGACTCAGTTCCGCCCCTGTGGATGCCGGCGTGCCGGCGTTTCGAGGCAGTCGTCCGATCGAGCACCTCACATATTTAGGGCAGGATGAGGCGTTAGGGGTGTCCAATTTGAGGACTGTGACGTTGAGCATCGTGCTGGATCAGGCCATCGAAAACCCAGATCCACGAAAGATCATATGGGAGAGTTGGGACGGGGCGGCAGGAATTCCTCTCTCCCCTAACGATGGGACGGCCGATCTGACAAAAAGCGGCGAGATTGTGTTTACGACAGGGTTGTCTTCTTTCTCCAGGCAGGTCGTAGGGGAAAAGGCCGGCCGATGGATTCGGGGTCGATTGGTCACGCCGATTTCGCCGGCCGGGCAAGCCCAAAGTGGGATGGTGCGCGCCGATCAGTTGCCGCGAGTGACGTCGATGACGATGCAGACCACCGTCGGGAAAGACGGACTAGCCGTGGATCACGCCTTCGCCGGCTCGGCTCCGGTGGATACCACCAAGGATTTCTATCCATTCGGAGAAAAGCCGAGATTCAGCGATGCATGGTACATAGCCGGCAAAGATGCCTTCTCGCAGGCCGGCGCGAAGGTCACGCTGACCATCACCCTGACGGATCCGGCATCCGGGATTCCGGCTCCGAGGACCGATGGAAATCCGAAGTTGGTGTGGGAATGTTGGGACGGCACAACCTGGGTTGGGATAGGAACGGCTACCGCAGGCAGTGAAACGACAACGACCACATTTTCAGATACAACACGCGGCTTCACTCAATCCGGCATTGTCGCGCTGACGTTGCCGACGACGGTCAGGCCGACGACGGTCAATGGAGCCGAGAACTACTGGTTACGTGTGCGACTGGCATCGGGTAACTACGGGACCGAGGCTCGCTTCGAACTGATCGATCCGACTCACCCCGAGAAGGGGTATAAGCTTATCCCAGCAACGTTCGCTCCGCCATCGATCGGCCGATTGACCGTGGGATATAGCTTGACGACGGTGGCAACTCCGCTGAGCGCCGTGGTGACCTACAATGATTTCTCGTATGAGGATGTCACGGGTAAGGCGTTTGCGCCGTTTCGACCGGTACAAGACTCGCATCCGACATTGTACTTCGGATTGACTCGTCCTCCAGCCAGGGCGACGTTCCCTAATAATACGCTGAGCCTGTACGTCCGCATTCGTGAAACGATCTATGGCGCGACGCCGGATAACCCTTCTCCGGCGTCGTCACCGCGTCTGGTGTGGCAAATGAAGGACGGACAAGGTTGGCAAAAGATCGGCGTGAGCGATGACACACAAGATCTGACGAGACCGGGATTGGTGGAGTTCTTGCCTCCAGCGGGGCTTGTACCGGGATCGGCTTTTGGAGTCGAGCGGTACTGGCTTCGCGCGCAGTGGGAATCCGGTGACTATCGATTCCTGCCGAAAATACGGCAGGTCGCTCTCAATACCGTAATGGCGTCGCAACTGATATCTGTAACCAGTGAAATCCTTGGGTCTGGAAACGCGGCTGAGAATCAGCGGTTTTCGACGGCGCACGCTCCGGTGTTGGCCGGTCAGCGGCTGGAAGTACGTGAGCCGGAGATGGCGACCGCCGCAGAGCGAGCGACTCTTGAACGGGAAGAGGGAGCGGACGCCGTTTCTGTGTTGCTCGATCCGACCGGATGTCCGGAGGAGATTTGGGTGCGGTGGCATGAAGTGCCCGATTTCTACGGCTCGGGTCCGCGCGATCGGCATTATGTGATGAACCACTCGACGGGGGAAATTCGTTTCGGCAATGGAGTCAATGGCTTGGCTCCTCCGACCGGCATCGGGAATATCAGAATGGCGTGGTATCAAACCGGCGGCGGCGCAGCAGGCAATAGACCGGCCGGCACGATCGTTCAACTCAACCGGACGATTCCCTATGTCGATAAGGTGACGAATCTCGACGCCTCATCTGGAGGAGCTGAAGCTGAACTTCCGGCGGACCTCTTGAATCGCGCTCCACGTGCCATCCGTCATCGTGGGCGGGCCGTGACATTGGAAGATTATGAAGATTTGGCCGTTCTGGCGTCTCCCGATGTCGCCAGAGCCAAATGTGTGCCGTTGCGTGATCTAATCGATGATCCGCTCGATACGAAACCCAGAGCGCCGGGAGCCGTCAGTGTCGTGATCGTGCCGTGTTCGAGTGAAGCGAAGCCTCTACCGAGTCTGGAACTCACGACCCGCGTTCAAAGCTATCTGGAGCGGTACAGCGTGCCGACGGCGACCGTGGCAGTGGTCGGGCCACTCTATGTGAAGGTCAATATTACCGTGGAAATCGCTCTCGTTTCCTTGGACAGAGCAGGCCCTGTCGAGCAGGCTGCGCAAGATCGGCTTGCCGCATTTTTGCATCCTCTGGTCGGAGGCCAGGACGGGAATGGGTGGGCATTTGGCCGTGTACCAAGCAAATCGGATATCTATGCCACACTCGGAACGATCTCCGGCCTGGATCATGTTCGATCGTTGAGGCTGGAGCTCGTCGTCGATTTGCCGGATGTGGACCTGCAAGCGGTCACAGCCACCGGGCGATTCTTAGTTTATTCGGGCCTGCATCGGATTGCGTCTATTTCTGAAGAGACGTGA
- a CDS encoding GPW/gp25 family protein, with translation MSRPLLGIGMGYPVSVDEQGSFALAAYEESVRQSVWIILGTAKGERVMRPDFGCGIYDLVFDINSAATAGTAAQAVRDALLAFEPRIDVVEVNVAPDDGGAALVISVDYQVRATNNAFNLVYPFYLERSAV, from the coding sequence ATGTCCAGGCCGCTGCTTGGTATCGGCATGGGGTATCCGGTTTCAGTGGATGAACAGGGATCGTTCGCCCTTGCGGCCTATGAGGAAAGCGTTCGTCAATCTGTGTGGATCATATTGGGAACAGCGAAAGGCGAGCGGGTCATGCGTCCGGACTTCGGATGCGGCATTTATGATTTGGTCTTCGACATCAATAGCGCCGCAACCGCAGGCACTGCGGCGCAAGCCGTACGTGACGCTTTGTTGGCGTTCGAGCCCCGCATCGATGTGGTGGAGGTGAATGTCGCGCCGGATGACGGGGGAGCGGCCTTGGTGATCAGTGTCGACTATCAGGTTCGCGCGACGAATAACGCGTTCAATTTGGTGTATCCATTCTATCTCGAAAGGAGCGCGGTGTGA
- a CDS encoding phage tail sheath subtilisin-like domain-containing protein — protein sequence MASLYQSPGVYREEVFLKPEAKLPTGVPGFVGFADDRVKKEITINIPFSIHRQAEFVTRPDGRAGGYLADAVSGFFQNGGLRCYVVLADPDLKKDREASLKDAIKALGPLNDLDLVAVPDAMLLQQPNARLDTQAVMRVQSDALIHCATHGNRLALLDALQDGATDVPVLAQRHTLGLGQAEPINGALYYPWLKTSDGRFVPPCGHVAGIVAQTDAKVGVFKAPANEELLGVLDVEVSVDNRMQGELNPEGINVMRAFPGRGIRVWGARTLSRDPNWRYINVRRLILTVRRWIDQNMTWATFETNDRRLWVRIGRELGTYLVGLWRAGGLRGQTVEEAFYIKCDEETNPPDVREAGMVVTEMGLAPRSPAEFVVLRIIHRLGSRELPRDIELT from the coding sequence ATGGCATCGCTCTATCAAAGTCCTGGGGTCTATCGGGAAGAGGTCTTCCTTAAGCCGGAAGCGAAACTGCCGACCGGCGTCCCGGGGTTTGTCGGCTTTGCGGATGACCGGGTGAAGAAGGAAATCACCATCAATATTCCCTTCTCCATCCACCGCCAGGCTGAATTCGTCACGCGGCCTGACGGCCGAGCCGGCGGCTATTTAGCTGATGCCGTGTCGGGGTTCTTTCAAAACGGAGGCCTTCGTTGCTATGTGGTGCTCGCGGACCCCGATCTGAAAAAAGATCGGGAGGCATCGTTGAAGGATGCAATCAAGGCGTTGGGACCGTTGAACGATCTCGATCTCGTCGCAGTGCCCGATGCCATGCTCTTGCAACAGCCGAATGCCAGGCTGGACACGCAGGCCGTGATGCGGGTTCAATCCGACGCGTTGATTCACTGCGCGACGCACGGCAACCGACTGGCGCTGTTGGATGCGTTACAGGATGGGGCGACGGACGTCCCGGTACTCGCCCAACGACACACTCTTGGCCTGGGGCAGGCAGAACCGATCAACGGAGCTTTGTACTATCCCTGGCTCAAAACATCGGATGGACGGTTTGTGCCTCCTTGTGGTCACGTTGCGGGCATTGTGGCGCAGACTGATGCCAAAGTCGGAGTGTTCAAGGCGCCGGCGAACGAGGAACTATTGGGTGTGCTGGACGTGGAAGTTTCCGTGGACAACCGGATGCAAGGTGAACTCAATCCAGAAGGCATCAATGTCATGCGGGCATTTCCGGGACGGGGGATTCGTGTCTGGGGTGCGCGCACACTCAGCCGTGATCCCAATTGGCGGTATATCAACGTGCGCAGGCTGATTCTCACCGTGCGTCGCTGGATCGATCAGAATATGACATGGGCCACGTTTGAAACCAACGACCGGCGTTTGTGGGTGCGTATAGGGCGGGAGCTCGGAACCTATTTGGTCGGTTTATGGCGTGCCGGTGGACTTCGAGGACAAACGGTGGAAGAAGCCTTCTATATCAAATGTGATGAGGAAACCAACCCACCCGATGTTCGTGAAGCGGGAATGGTCGTCACAGAAATGGGCTTGGCTCCGAGGTCTCCCGCTGAGTTTGTCGTCCTGCGGATCATTCATCGTCTTGGGAGCAGAGAGCTGCCGAGAGATATCGAGCTTACGTAG
- a CDS encoding phage baseplate assembly protein V — MNLYDLLSDPEGPKAVTSKIIGVVVGLVTNNQDPDKMGRVKLTFPWLSDEEEGYWARMAVPMAGNERGIYFLPEVNDEVLVAFEQGDARFPYVVGALWNGRDAPPAENGDGKNNVRVIKSRSGHVIRLTDEDGKEKIELVDKSGNNSVVFDTAENTITITADKDIVLSASKGSIKLNARQIEVTSSADAKIEAKAGVDVKAGATMNIKGQVVNIN; from the coding sequence ATGAATTTGTACGACCTTCTCAGTGATCCAGAAGGACCGAAAGCCGTGACGTCAAAAATAATCGGCGTCGTAGTGGGACTTGTGACCAACAATCAGGATCCCGACAAAATGGGCCGGGTGAAACTCACATTTCCATGGCTGAGCGATGAAGAGGAAGGCTATTGGGCGCGCATGGCGGTTCCGATGGCAGGGAATGAGCGGGGGATATATTTTCTCCCGGAAGTGAATGATGAAGTGCTCGTCGCCTTCGAGCAGGGCGATGCGCGGTTTCCCTATGTAGTCGGCGCGCTCTGGAACGGGAGAGACGCGCCGCCGGCTGAAAACGGCGACGGGAAAAACAATGTTCGCGTCATCAAGTCGCGCAGCGGCCACGTCATCCGACTGACCGACGAAGACGGCAAAGAAAAAATAGAACTTGTGGACAAGAGCGGGAACAATTCGGTGGTCTTCGATACAGCCGAGAATACGATTACGATCACGGCTGACAAAGATATCGTCCTGTCGGCGTCAAAGGGAAGTATCAAGCTGAACGCCCGGCAAATAGAGGTCACATCCTCGGCTGATGCCAAGATCGAAGCCAAAGCGGGAGTGGATGTGAAGGCCGGGGCGACGATGAACATCAAAGGACAAGTCGTGAACATTAATTGA